From Pseudoxanthomonas sp. YR558, the proteins below share one genomic window:
- a CDS encoding carbohydrate kinase, with the protein MSLSTGKIVCFGEALIDMLAQPPASPEEPRNFLQFAGGAPANVAVAAARLGADVHFAGMLGNDMFGDFLFDSLASAGVATDCIVRTSEAKTALAFVALDEHGERSFSFYRPPAADLLFRAQDFGPACFDGTRVFHVCSNSLTEAGIAEATYEGMRRAHARGAVVSIDLNLRPALWPKGEDPSPRLWQALVEADLVKLSREEFEYLAGPLGGEDAVMARLWQHRAQLLVITDGASPIRWYTRASRGTVDTFRVTARDTTAAGDAFVGGLLFHMTRDDRLLAGFASFLSDTDAVADAIRFAAAVGALAVTRKGAFAAMPSVLEVDALVA; encoded by the coding sequence ATGAGTCTTTCCACCGGCAAGATCGTCTGTTTCGGCGAGGCGTTGATCGACATGCTGGCGCAGCCGCCTGCGTCGCCGGAGGAGCCGCGCAACTTCCTGCAATTCGCCGGCGGGGCGCCCGCGAACGTCGCGGTGGCCGCGGCCCGCTTGGGCGCGGATGTCCATTTCGCAGGCATGTTGGGCAACGACATGTTCGGCGACTTCCTGTTCGACAGCCTGGCATCGGCCGGCGTCGCCACCGACTGCATCGTGCGCACCAGCGAGGCGAAGACGGCACTGGCCTTCGTGGCGCTGGACGAACATGGCGAGCGCAGCTTCAGCTTCTACCGACCGCCGGCAGCGGACTTGTTGTTCCGTGCCCAGGACTTCGGGCCGGCTTGCTTCGACGGTACGCGCGTGTTCCATGTCTGCTCGAACAGCCTGACCGAAGCCGGCATCGCCGAGGCGACCTATGAAGGAATGCGTCGCGCGCACGCGCGCGGCGCGGTCGTCAGCATCGATTTGAACCTGCGACCCGCTTTGTGGCCGAAAGGTGAGGATCCCTCGCCGCGGCTTTGGCAGGCACTCGTCGAGGCCGACCTCGTGAAGCTGTCGCGCGAAGAGTTCGAGTACCTGGCGGGCCCGTTGGGCGGGGAGGACGCTGTCATGGCGCGCCTTTGGCAGCATCGGGCACAGCTTCTGGTGATCACCGACGGTGCGAGCCCGATCAGATGGTATACGCGTGCCAGCCGCGGCACGGTGGACACCTTCCGGGTGACCGCTCGCGACACCACGGCTGCGGGAGATGCATTTGTGGGTGGGCTGCTGTTCCATATGACGCGCGATGACAGGCTCTTGGCCGGCTTCGCATCGTTTCTGTCCGACACGGACGCAGTAGCGGACGCCATCCGGTTTGCCGCCGCGGTGGGCGCGCTCGCCGTCACGCGCAAAGGCGCGTTCGCCGCCATGCCGTCCGTATTAGAAGTGGATGCGCTGGTGGCCTAG
- a CDS encoding GH92 family glycosyl hydrolase, whose product MFVLAVPATAATQGPSAEVNTFIGSKDDGNTFPGASAPFGMIQVSPIGSHYSGWRYDDSKIRGFGHSFLSGAGCWEQGGQVSVLPVTGRIGPGGDFDTADPKTFDHSRYGSRYRHDDESGQAGYYKVRLTDYGGIDAEATALTRAAAERYTFTAMGEGHVLVNIGQANERHAVTGSTVTVVGDRAVEGKLVTQSFCGGHQYTTWFRLEFDRPFKAFGTWGEAGGVPGSRHGMEGEGKPSGAWLTFDLGKDRSVTAISAISHVDAEGARDNLQSDGKVGGKLLGFDAMRTRAQKVWDTELSSVRVHGGTRDDRTVVYTALYHALLQPMTGSDADGRYRGYDDVIHRAEGWTYYEYFSLWDTYRSQNQLIALLRPQRATDIARTLLAIDAQGGWLPRWGYASFETNIMTGDPVTPFLVDLWRFGALQGREADAYTALRKNAFEVPPLNSRHAGRSGNPNYLAQGFVQYDRAFPSKGMDVDPHHGGSATLEYALADCSLSIMADALGHGDDAAVLKRRGRNWQTLWDATVRDEQAGFSGFPRPRTADGAWYTPSEGHYSPRSHHGFHEGTAWQYQWLAQQDVSGLVQAMHGAQETGRRLDDFFAYEALVSDPAGAARKEWVVGPYSYYNQFRYNPNNEPDLHVPWMYTLIGQPWKTSTVLHAAQQLFTNAPNGVTGNDDLGTMSAWYLFSAMGLYPVVPGTGQFVLHAPRFSRVDVDVAPGRTLRIEAQQAGDGKPRYIRGVSLDGRPHAAVWLDWERLRQGGRLRFDLTDTPQPQGWGTRQEDLPASPCAADPILASGVGH is encoded by the coding sequence ATGTTCGTCCTGGCGGTACCGGCGACGGCGGCCACGCAGGGGCCGAGTGCAGAGGTCAACACGTTCATCGGCAGCAAGGATGACGGCAACACGTTCCCCGGCGCGTCCGCCCCGTTCGGCATGATCCAAGTCAGTCCCATCGGCTCGCACTATTCGGGCTGGCGCTACGACGACTCCAAGATTCGAGGGTTCGGGCATTCCTTCCTGTCCGGCGCGGGTTGCTGGGAACAGGGCGGGCAGGTGTCGGTGTTGCCGGTGACCGGACGCATTGGCCCGGGCGGCGATTTCGATACGGCCGACCCCAAGACGTTCGACCACAGTCGTTATGGGTCGCGCTACCGGCATGACGACGAGAGCGGCCAAGCGGGTTACTACAAGGTTCGATTGACCGACTACGGCGGCATCGATGCCGAGGCCACGGCCCTGACCCGTGCTGCAGCCGAGCGCTACACCTTCACCGCGATGGGCGAGGGCCATGTCCTGGTCAACATCGGGCAGGCCAACGAACGCCATGCGGTGACGGGAAGCACGGTGACGGTGGTGGGCGACCGGGCGGTGGAAGGCAAGCTGGTCACCCAGAGTTTCTGCGGTGGCCACCAGTACACGACCTGGTTCCGCCTTGAGTTCGATCGGCCGTTCAAGGCGTTCGGCACGTGGGGCGAAGCGGGAGGCGTGCCGGGTTCGCGCCATGGTATGGAGGGCGAAGGCAAGCCCAGTGGCGCGTGGCTGACCTTCGATCTGGGCAAGGACCGCTCGGTCACCGCGATCTCGGCGATATCGCATGTGGATGCGGAGGGCGCGCGCGACAATCTGCAAAGCGACGGCAAGGTGGGCGGCAAGCTCCTCGGTTTCGATGCGATGCGTACGCGCGCGCAGAAAGTATGGGATACCGAACTGTCCAGCGTACGTGTGCATGGCGGTACGCGCGACGACCGGACGGTGGTCTACACCGCGCTGTACCACGCGCTCCTGCAGCCGATGACCGGCAGCGATGCCGATGGCCGCTATCGCGGCTACGACGATGTCATCCATCGCGCGGAGGGCTGGACCTACTACGAGTACTTCTCGCTGTGGGACACGTATCGTTCGCAGAACCAGCTGATCGCGCTGCTGCGACCGCAGCGTGCTACCGATATCGCGCGCACGCTGCTGGCCATCGACGCGCAAGGCGGCTGGCTGCCGCGCTGGGGCTACGCGAGCTTCGAGACCAACATCATGACGGGCGACCCGGTGACGCCCTTCCTGGTGGATCTGTGGCGGTTCGGCGCCCTCCAGGGGCGCGAAGCGGATGCGTACACGGCGCTACGCAAGAATGCGTTCGAGGTACCACCGCTGAACTCGCGGCATGCTGGGCGCTCCGGCAATCCCAACTACCTCGCGCAGGGGTTCGTGCAGTACGACCGCGCATTCCCCTCCAAGGGCATGGACGTGGATCCCCACCACGGCGGTTCGGCCACGCTGGAGTACGCCCTGGCCGATTGCTCGCTGTCGATCATGGCCGACGCGCTCGGACACGGTGACGATGCGGCCGTGCTGAAGCGCCGTGGCCGAAACTGGCAGACGCTCTGGGACGCTACCGTGCGCGACGAGCAAGCCGGCTTCAGCGGCTTCCCGCGTCCGCGTACCGCTGACGGTGCGTGGTACACGCCGTCCGAAGGCCACTACAGCCCACGATCGCACCATGGGTTCCATGAAGGCACCGCCTGGCAGTACCAGTGGCTGGCACAGCAGGACGTGTCGGGGCTGGTGCAGGCCATGCACGGAGCACAGGAAACCGGCCGTCGCCTGGACGACTTCTTCGCCTACGAGGCGCTGGTGTCCGACCCTGCTGGCGCGGCACGGAAGGAATGGGTAGTGGGGCCCTACAGCTACTACAACCAGTTTCGCTACAACCCCAACAACGAGCCGGATCTGCACGTGCCGTGGATGTACACGCTGATCGGCCAGCCATGGAAGACCTCCACGGTCCTGCATGCGGCGCAGCAGCTGTTCACCAACGCGCCGAATGGCGTCACCGGCAACGATGATTTGGGCACCATGTCGGCGTGGTACCTGTTCAGTGCGATGGGCCTCTACCCGGTGGTGCCGGGCACGGGGCAATTCGTGCTGCACGCCCCGCGCTTCTCCCGTGTGGACGTGGATGTGGCGCCGGGGCGCACGCTGCGCATCGAGGCGCAGCAGGCCGGTGATGGCAAGCCCAGGTATATCCGTGGCGTCTCGTTGGACGGTCGTCCGCATGCGGCGGTCTGGCTGGATTGGGAGCGCCTGCGCCAAGGCGGCCGTCTGCGCTTCGATCTGACCGACACGCCACAGCCGCAGGGCTGGGGTACGCGGCAAGAGGATCTGCCGGCATCGCCCTGCGCGGCCGATCCGATCTTGGCGTCGGGAGTGGGGCATTGA
- a CDS encoding TonB-dependent receptor gives MKCTPHARNRSTLYVGIAIALSTAAVSGSAFAQQADAAPAASDQASTQATDLDTVTVKGYRYSIEQSLEQKRNANAVVEVITAEDVGKFPDKNVADALQRVPGVLISRDGGEGKNVSVRGLSSELVLTELNGNYIASAESNGDPTRSFNYTLLPSNMLGSAELFKTPEARIDEGGIGGTVILHTRRPLELEPNSGFVNIEGTWADTTKKTDGQVSGSYSWHDQEDRFGVFVGYTQQKRTTRTMGASTESWQWYGRDEGGTAVDVNGKPSDFNSNWWGGTGFWDQNGNYYTGFMMPTSVNFNVKEEERERKGGQLTFQFKPTDNLTLTANYFRFDLSQDSQTNTLKIPEWNIARYYGDGNWRGGRLLDGLTLDPSGTIVTGANYSLHPNKPYYCSEDEAAAAGMAPGGWGSDDCTVPTPQITGSYNIEKSLSQTADFGGEWQGEKLDLSFKVGRTWAKGGPELQFSLPIKPRLQNADGSWTNGNYASAWDLTGTPTMTFSPELMQNLQNGILQVDLGSTGSSWTRNDTKQKYAQVDGTWHFDGDVFESLQFGIKGRDGGIHRSTGNSYWVCPGTDPSDYDNRYWAGRCNSVATQFAPNLITQLGNLPGGISASAFPAINFPGYIAYLNSTYGAMQTREEENFVYNVDEKIYSTYLQANFRTERLRGNVGVRIARTKQHADSTDKITSYDDYFFDGADGNPLACVQGAATPVGAPADTYCGSEGYWRLHERVARPESYEIAALDRTYTDILPSFNLAYDLTDDLVLRAAASKVMSRPSYGDIASPGSLEYYSQEYVDDRRLTGGAGELGWYGSGSNKGLEPYKATQFDLGLEWYFRPGSVAGVGLFRKNVQNFAVNVITDVNMVVGGQTVTVQNYSTQAGGQDAVSQGVELYAQHTLDFGLGFQFNYTYNDASKAAVSLEDGTEVGKTSMPGSAKNQTNFTVFYETQDLLLRASYNRRGEVVQGLVNGLNVYEEPYYQVDLNAAYNITPALTISASVLNLTEEETRAHLGNDTKDRFYTNGYAGRMAYLGLTYKF, from the coding sequence ATGAAATGCACGCCACACGCACGCAATCGCAGCACGTTGTACGTCGGGATCGCCATCGCGTTGTCCACCGCCGCCGTTTCCGGCAGCGCGTTCGCCCAGCAGGCTGACGCTGCGCCGGCCGCTTCCGACCAGGCATCGACGCAGGCCACGGACCTGGACACGGTGACGGTGAAGGGCTACCGCTATTCGATCGAACAGAGCCTGGAACAGAAGCGCAACGCCAACGCCGTCGTCGAAGTGATCACCGCGGAGGACGTCGGCAAGTTCCCCGATAAGAACGTTGCCGATGCGCTGCAGCGCGTGCCGGGCGTGCTCATCAGCCGCGATGGTGGCGAGGGCAAGAACGTCAGTGTGCGAGGCCTGTCTTCGGAACTCGTCCTGACCGAATTGAACGGCAACTACATCGCGAGCGCCGAGTCCAACGGCGACCCGACCCGTTCGTTCAACTACACCCTGCTGCCTTCGAACATGCTGGGCAGCGCCGAGCTGTTCAAGACGCCGGAAGCGCGCATCGACGAAGGCGGCATCGGCGGCACGGTGATCCTGCATACCCGCCGTCCGCTCGAGCTGGAACCGAACTCCGGCTTCGTCAACATCGAAGGCACGTGGGCAGACACCACCAAGAAGACGGACGGTCAGGTTTCCGGGTCCTATTCCTGGCACGACCAGGAAGACCGCTTCGGCGTCTTCGTCGGCTACACGCAGCAGAAGCGCACCACCCGCACCATGGGCGCCAGCACCGAGAGCTGGCAGTGGTACGGCCGCGATGAAGGCGGTACGGCGGTCGACGTCAACGGCAAGCCTTCCGACTTCAACTCGAACTGGTGGGGCGGCACGGGTTTCTGGGACCAGAACGGGAACTATTACACCGGCTTCATGATGCCGACGTCGGTCAACTTCAACGTCAAGGAAGAAGAGCGCGAGCGCAAGGGTGGCCAGCTGACGTTCCAGTTCAAGCCGACCGACAACCTGACCCTGACGGCGAACTACTTCCGCTTCGACCTGTCGCAGGATTCCCAGACCAACACGCTGAAGATTCCGGAATGGAACATCGCGCGCTACTACGGCGACGGCAACTGGCGCGGTGGTCGCCTGCTCGACGGACTCACCCTGGACCCCAGCGGCACCATCGTCACCGGCGCGAACTACAGCCTGCATCCCAACAAGCCCTACTACTGCAGTGAGGATGAAGCCGCCGCAGCCGGTATGGCGCCGGGTGGCTGGGGATCGGACGACTGCACTGTGCCGACGCCGCAGATCACCGGCAGCTACAACATCGAGAAGTCGCTGTCTCAGACCGCCGATTTCGGTGGCGAATGGCAAGGCGAGAAGCTGGACCTGTCCTTCAAGGTCGGTCGCACCTGGGCCAAGGGCGGTCCCGAGCTGCAATTCTCGCTGCCGATCAAGCCGCGCCTGCAGAATGCGGATGGCAGCTGGACGAACGGCAACTACGCCAGCGCGTGGGACCTGACCGGCACGCCGACGATGACGTTCTCGCCGGAGCTGATGCAAAACCTGCAGAACGGCATCCTGCAGGTCGACCTCGGCTCGACCGGTTCGTCCTGGACCCGCAACGACACCAAGCAGAAGTACGCCCAGGTGGACGGCACGTGGCACTTCGATGGCGACGTCTTCGAATCGCTCCAGTTCGGCATCAAGGGCCGTGACGGCGGTATCCACCGCAGCACCGGCAACAGCTACTGGGTGTGCCCGGGCACGGATCCCAGCGACTACGACAATCGCTATTGGGCCGGCCGCTGCAACAGTGTCGCCACCCAGTTCGCGCCGAACCTGATCACCCAACTGGGCAATCTGCCGGGTGGAATCAGCGCCAGCGCATTCCCAGCGATCAATTTCCCGGGCTATATCGCCTACCTCAACAGCACCTACGGTGCCATGCAGACGCGGGAGGAAGAGAATTTCGTCTACAACGTCGACGAGAAGATCTACTCCACCTACCTGCAGGCGAACTTCCGCACCGAACGCCTGCGCGGCAACGTCGGCGTACGCATCGCCCGCACGAAGCAGCATGCCGACTCGACGGACAAGATCACCTCCTACGACGACTACTTCTTCGACGGCGCGGACGGCAACCCGCTGGCCTGCGTGCAGGGTGCCGCGACTCCGGTCGGCGCGCCCGCCGACACGTACTGCGGCAGCGAAGGCTACTGGAGGCTCCATGAGCGCGTGGCGCGCCCAGAGTCCTACGAGATCGCCGCGTTGGACCGCACCTACACCGACATCCTGCCGAGCTTCAATCTCGCCTACGACCTCACCGATGACCTGGTGCTCCGTGCGGCCGCGTCGAAGGTGATGTCGCGCCCCAGCTACGGCGACATCGCATCGCCCGGCAGCCTGGAGTACTACAGCCAGGAATACGTCGACGACCGCCGTCTGACCGGTGGCGCGGGTGAACTGGGGTGGTACGGTTCGGGCAGCAATAAGGGGCTCGAACCCTACAAGGCCACCCAGTTCGACCTGGGGCTGGAGTGGTACTTCCGGCCGGGTTCGGTCGCTGGTGTGGGCCTGTTCCGCAAGAACGTCCAGAACTTCGCCGTGAACGTGATCACCGACGTCAACATGGTCGTCGGCGGCCAGACCGTCACCGTGCAGAACTACAGCACCCAGGCCGGTGGCCAGGATGCGGTCTCGCAAGGCGTCGAACTGTACGCGCAGCACACCTTGGATTTCGGCCTCGGTTTCCAGTTCAACTACACGTACAACGACGCCAGCAAGGCGGCCGTGTCGCTGGAGGACGGTACCGAAGTGGGCAAGACCTCAATGCCCGGCAGCGCCAAGAACCAGACCAACTTCACCGTGTTCTACGAGACGCAAGACCTGTTGCTGCGCGCTTCGTACAACCGCCGCGGTGAAGTGGTGCAGGGCTTGGTCAACGGTCTGAATGTCTACGAAGAGCCGTACTACCAGGTCGACCTCAATGCGGCCTACAACATCACCCCGGCGCTCACCATCAGCGCTTCGGTGCTGAACCTGACCGAGGAGGAGACCCGCGCGCACCTGGGCAATGACACCAAGGACCGCTTCTACACCAACGGTTATGCGGGCCGCATGGCGTACCTGGGCCTGACGTACAAGTTCTGA
- a CDS encoding LacI family DNA-binding transcriptional regulator: protein MSQKRPSRPGATRTPKAAASKAAKKAGAAPQPKAGKPAATERAREPQRVVTVTDIANAIGVSRATVSLVLRGSPLVHVDTRARVEAELKRQRYVYNRGAANLRRRTSSSVALVINDLANPFFAEFAAGVDEALGEKGFVTLLGSTGESPERQQAVLSSLMEHTPAGVILSPAEGSDATQLHKVLDARANVLLFNRELTGADDWGFLGLDNQHGAQLATEHLISQGHRRIAFYGGHADSSSCRQRRAGHAQAMRAAGLPIDPAWLIESAPNRLEAAARTGELFGEHAPPTAAVCYNDTVALGLMLGLVARGIQPGRGFAVTGFDDIPEAAVSTPPLTTLAAQPRERGRQAAQLVLRQLEAGASPRRTIAPVTLSVRESSGARQK from the coding sequence ATGAGTCAGAAACGCCCGTCCCGGCCGGGTGCGACACGCACGCCCAAGGCCGCCGCGTCCAAGGCGGCCAAGAAGGCAGGCGCGGCGCCCCAGCCCAAGGCTGGCAAACCGGCAGCGACCGAACGCGCCCGCGAACCGCAGCGCGTGGTCACGGTCACGGATATCGCCAACGCCATCGGTGTCTCGCGCGCCACGGTGTCGCTGGTCTTGCGTGGCAGTCCGCTGGTACACGTGGACACGCGGGCGAGGGTGGAAGCCGAACTCAAGCGGCAGCGCTACGTCTATAACCGCGGCGCAGCGAATCTACGCCGGCGCACGTCGTCCAGCGTCGCGCTGGTCATCAACGACCTGGCCAATCCCTTCTTCGCCGAGTTCGCGGCCGGTGTCGATGAGGCGTTGGGCGAGAAGGGTTTCGTGACCCTGCTGGGTAGCACGGGCGAGTCGCCCGAGCGGCAGCAGGCGGTGCTGAGTTCGCTGATGGAGCACACGCCGGCCGGCGTGATCCTCTCGCCGGCCGAAGGCAGCGATGCCACGCAGTTGCATAAAGTGCTGGACGCGCGCGCCAACGTGCTGCTCTTCAACCGCGAACTGACCGGCGCCGACGACTGGGGTTTCCTCGGGCTGGACAACCAGCACGGTGCGCAGCTCGCCACCGAACACCTCATCTCCCAAGGCCATCGCCGCATCGCGTTCTACGGCGGACATGCCGACTCCAGTTCGTGCCGCCAGCGGCGCGCGGGCCATGCGCAGGCGATGCGGGCGGCCGGTCTGCCCATCGATCCGGCCTGGTTGATCGAGTCGGCGCCGAACCGTCTGGAAGCGGCTGCGCGTACCGGTGAACTGTTCGGCGAGCACGCTCCCCCGACGGCGGCGGTCTGTTACAACGACACGGTCGCGCTGGGCCTCATGCTGGGCCTGGTCGCACGAGGCATACAGCCCGGCAGAGGCTTCGCAGTCACCGGCTTCGACGACATTCCCGAAGCGGCGGTGAGCACACCGCCGTTGACCACGCTGGCTGCGCAGCCGCGCGAGCGCGGACGGCAGGCGGCGCAGCTCGTGCTCAGGCAACTCGAGGCCGGCGCATCGCCCCGCAGGACGATCGCCCCGGTCACGCTATCCGTTCGCGAGAGCAGCGGAGCGCGCCAGAAATGA